The following are from one region of the Arthrobacter sp. TMP15 genome:
- a CDS encoding alpha/beta hydrolase, translating to MVFDPATFDYVDSGSPVAVRASTILPATRENIELRTEDGLLLVGELAIPADGVVMATLITLHPLPTHGGFMDSHVYKKASYRLPALAGIAVLRFNTRGTSSPRGTSEGSFDEGIGERMDLEAAVQFAIDQGLPNRWLVGWSFGTELVLKYGVLPSVAEHIEGAVLLSPPLHRAGEVDLHAWAASGKPLSVLVPEFDDYLQPEAATERFSLVPQAHLVAVAGAKHLWVGEKYAARALNEICSTVLGATVELPVEWNGPVATLPA from the coding sequence ATGGTTTTTGATCCCGCAACTTTTGATTACGTTGACTCCGGCTCGCCCGTTGCAGTCCGCGCTTCCACCATCTTGCCCGCCACTCGGGAGAACATTGAGCTCAGGACCGAGGACGGCCTCTTGCTGGTGGGTGAACTGGCGATACCAGCCGACGGCGTAGTGATGGCGACATTGATCACCCTCCACCCGCTGCCCACACACGGCGGTTTCATGGACTCACACGTATACAAGAAAGCCTCTTACAGGCTGCCGGCGTTGGCGGGAATAGCAGTGCTACGGTTCAACACCCGTGGCACATCCTCGCCTCGGGGCACCAGCGAAGGCTCCTTTGACGAGGGTATTGGCGAGCGTATGGATCTGGAAGCAGCCGTACAATTTGCCATTGATCAAGGCCTGCCCAACCGCTGGCTAGTGGGCTGGTCCTTCGGCACCGAACTGGTGCTTAAATATGGAGTTTTACCGTCGGTAGCGGAGCACATAGAAGGCGCCGTTTTGCTCTCACCGCCGTTGCACAGGGCTGGGGAAGTGGACCTCCACGCGTGGGCTGCCAGCGGCAAACCATTGAGTGTCCTAGTACCCGAATTTGATGATTACCTGCAACCGGAGGCGGCCACTGAGCGTTTCTCCCTTGTGCCACAGGCACACCTAGTTGCAGTAGCAGGCGCCAAGCATCTTTGGGTGGGGGAGAAGTATGCTGCACGGGCTCTCAACGAGATTTGCTCCACCGTGTTGGGAGCGACAGTTGAGCTACCTGTGGAATGGAATGGCCCCGTAGCAACGCTGCCTGCCTAA
- a CDS encoding amidohydrolase family protein, translating into MTAPNPAPVSTKYMIQGAVVTDDGIVEGGLVAVEGDRIVYAGRADHFDEPGFGQTDMDAANIVSLPAGQLVLPGLIDVHNHGGNGGDFPSADEASARKAVDFLHRAGTTTLLASMVTAAPENLLKGIGIYAKMTAEGLLAGIHLEGPFLSHARCGAQNPAFLLDPDMALMSTLIEAGRGAITTMTYAPELAGAADLVDLLTRHGITPSVGHTNADTATTTESLEQALEGLDSTGFDSVSGRPTVTHLFNGMPPMHHRSPGPVAACLGAASAGNAAVELVADNTHLHPDTVKMVFGVVGAANILLVTDSMAAAGLADGQYMLGPSPVTVSNGVATLDATGSIAGGTATLLDVVRRTTASGVAFTDALMSATTVPAAVLGLTDEVGALRRGLRADVLIVDAELELQHVMRAGEWLS; encoded by the coding sequence ATGACTGCTCCGAACCCTGCACCAGTATCCACAAAATACATGATCCAAGGCGCTGTCGTCACCGACGACGGCATCGTTGAAGGCGGCTTGGTGGCCGTCGAAGGTGACAGGATTGTGTATGCCGGACGTGCCGACCATTTTGATGAGCCTGGCTTTGGCCAAACCGATATGGACGCGGCGAACATTGTCTCGTTGCCTGCCGGTCAGCTAGTCCTGCCTGGTCTGATCGATGTCCATAACCATGGCGGCAATGGCGGAGACTTCCCCAGTGCGGACGAGGCCTCAGCCCGTAAAGCAGTGGATTTCCTGCACCGCGCAGGAACCACCACATTGCTTGCAAGCATGGTCACGGCAGCCCCCGAAAATCTTCTCAAAGGGATTGGCATCTACGCCAAAATGACGGCTGAAGGTCTGCTGGCCGGCATCCACCTCGAGGGCCCCTTCCTCTCTCATGCACGTTGCGGGGCGCAGAATCCGGCTTTCCTTCTTGATCCTGACATGGCACTGATGTCCACACTGATCGAGGCCGGCCGTGGTGCCATCACCACCATGACGTACGCTCCGGAGTTGGCCGGTGCTGCCGACCTGGTGGACCTGCTGACACGGCATGGCATCACCCCTTCAGTGGGTCACACAAACGCCGACACGGCCACCACCACCGAATCCTTGGAGCAGGCCCTTGAAGGGCTGGATTCCACTGGTTTCGATAGCGTTTCCGGACGGCCCACAGTCACCCACCTCTTCAACGGCATGCCGCCCATGCACCACCGTTCACCTGGCCCCGTGGCCGCGTGCTTGGGCGCCGCCAGTGCCGGGAACGCCGCCGTCGAACTCGTTGCTGATAACACCCACCTGCACCCGGACACAGTGAAAATGGTCTTTGGCGTTGTGGGCGCGGCCAATATTTTACTTGTCACGGACTCCATGGCCGCGGCAGGACTTGCCGATGGCCAATACATGCTGGGGCCCTCCCCCGTCACAGTCTCCAACGGTGTGGCAACACTTGATGCCACGGGCTCCATCGCCGGCGGCACAGCAACATTACTTGACGTTGTTAGACGCACCACAGCATCCGGTGTGGCGTTCACAGATGCCCTGATGTCCGCCACAACTGTTCCGGCAGCAGTGTTGGGCCTGACCGATGAGGTGGGTGCGCTGCGGCGTGGACTGCGTGCCGATGTGCTTATTGTTGATGCTGAGTTGGAACTCCAGCACGTCATGCGTGCTGGAGAGTGGCTGAGCTAA
- a CDS encoding tetratricopeptide repeat protein → MSQNSPMPSNAAPGINLRGAVDLSALKNRATATQAGARTGGSPYAVDVNEQSFQEFVQLSQKVPVVVSLGSGRSQQSAQVNSLLEPLITEYGGKLALGRVDVDSSPQIAQAFGITAVPTVIALINGQPVPMFEGELPEEQIREFFTELLKVAASNGVTGTLGAPAEPAAEEEEPPLPPLHQAARDAIDAGDLALAQSSYEKALAEMPNDSAAKIGLAQVHLMTRTAEINVVQAEEFRTRAAADQDDLEALLTVADLDVIGGHVEDALARLVKYISTHFGPERDTVRVRLLELYEIVGVSDPRVSVSRQALARALF, encoded by the coding sequence ATGAGTCAAAACAGCCCCATGCCGTCCAACGCCGCGCCAGGGATCAATCTTCGCGGTGCCGTCGATCTTTCAGCCTTGAAGAACCGGGCCACAGCCACCCAAGCGGGAGCGCGTACTGGTGGCTCGCCCTACGCTGTTGATGTCAACGAACAAAGTTTTCAGGAGTTTGTTCAGTTGTCCCAGAAAGTCCCCGTGGTTGTCTCATTGGGTTCAGGGCGGTCCCAGCAGTCGGCTCAGGTTAATTCGCTGCTTGAACCACTCATCACTGAGTACGGCGGCAAGCTTGCTCTGGGGCGGGTGGATGTGGATTCCAGCCCTCAGATCGCCCAAGCATTCGGCATCACGGCCGTACCTACTGTCATTGCACTGATTAATGGCCAGCCTGTCCCGATGTTCGAGGGCGAGCTGCCAGAGGAACAAATTCGTGAGTTCTTCACCGAATTACTGAAGGTGGCTGCCAGCAACGGTGTCACAGGCACGCTGGGTGCCCCTGCGGAACCAGCCGCCGAGGAGGAAGAACCGCCGCTACCTCCACTACATCAGGCTGCCCGGGATGCTATTGATGCCGGTGATTTGGCGCTGGCACAGTCGAGCTACGAGAAGGCCCTCGCGGAAATGCCCAATGACTCGGCTGCCAAGATTGGGCTTGCCCAGGTTCACCTGATGACTCGTACCGCTGAAATCAACGTTGTCCAAGCCGAAGAATTCCGAACTCGGGCAGCAGCTGATCAGGACGACCTTGAGGCCCTCCTGACCGTGGCCGATCTAGATGTTATAGGTGGGCATGTTGAAGATGCGCTGGCTCGTTTGGTGAAGTATATTAGTACGCATTTTGGTCCCGAACGTGACACTGTCAGAGTCCGCTTACTGGAGCTGTACGAAATTGTTGGTGTCAGCGACCCTCGGGTTTCCGTATCCCGCCAGGCTTTGGCGCGCGCCTTGTTCTAG
- a CDS encoding DUF2156 domain-containing protein — translation MTIRDPSSASSTAAAVAPGAIASLARATATWIGGTPFSSGLIVAVVFAHFVSGAFLHRLPSPVAGTWGYQSADLFSSHWWNMFTTLFLSSSTAAMLLSVAVLGTVLGLAEATLGTLRTAVLFSATQIAAVVLYTLIIALGSMDAVDLPAGMEQATLLGPFAASAGTLMAASQAISLLWRRRVRVLTVATALMLSVYVGHAQHVYILLASLTGLALGLLFVKATSHGFARRSTSQEVRTILAMVVAVFAIGPIAAAVAHVAVGPLAVMRTWITNQDPTLAQWQGSCHGMVRNMGLLGSGGHILALMPMLLLLVCAEGLRRGNRLALWAAVYLHLVIGLVSAIYFQVFAGLGLPLRRGHRSLSINESVWELLPVVLVPVLIALALVVFRRYFRVDPDPALRRRSLIFLPLLLLAVIVLYSVAWLAEGNLGNRMGIAALVAGIPRIILPYPFPFSYAANVYPHGFFSELLFSFGGPVLWLLSAVSIFVLFLSRRLRSGADDAQRAQELVRRGGDSLSWMTLWPNNQYWFNDAGTACVAYQPHSGVAVTVGGPVGAADQYSEAVDDFLEFCAEESLTPCFYSVTGAAVELLGQRGFRRIQVAAETLLDVRSMDFKGKDWQNVRTALNKATKLGVTAQWCNYAELSTGQRTQVHEISEDWVSGQALPELGFTLGGLEELKNENVQLCLAIDDSGRIHAVTSWLPVFDQGEVVSWTLDFMRRNSGAFNGVMEYLIAQAVRHFAATVEYISLSGSPLASNVAGEGEENGNLARILVLLARTLEPVYGFSSLANFKQRFKPRHRPLYLMYQDPLSLPSIGRAVGEAYMPNMSVRSLAKLLRKS, via the coding sequence GTGACCATTCGGGACCCATCGAGTGCTAGCAGCACCGCCGCTGCTGTGGCCCCGGGAGCCATCGCCTCTCTAGCCAGAGCAACGGCGACCTGGATCGGAGGCACGCCCTTTAGCTCAGGTTTAATCGTTGCAGTAGTGTTTGCCCACTTCGTTTCAGGTGCATTCCTGCACCGTCTGCCCAGCCCTGTGGCCGGTACCTGGGGTTACCAGTCCGCTGATCTTTTCAGCAGCCACTGGTGGAACATGTTCACTACCTTGTTTCTTAGCTCCAGCACGGCCGCGATGCTCCTTAGCGTGGCTGTTCTAGGCACGGTCTTGGGACTGGCAGAAGCTACCTTAGGCACCCTGCGCACAGCAGTGCTGTTCAGCGCAACGCAAATTGCCGCCGTCGTGCTCTATACACTCATTATTGCGCTGGGCAGCATGGATGCGGTGGACCTGCCTGCAGGGATGGAACAAGCAACACTCTTGGGGCCGTTTGCAGCCTCAGCAGGGACCCTGATGGCAGCCAGCCAGGCCATCAGTCTGCTGTGGAGACGCCGTGTGCGAGTACTAACTGTGGCAACGGCGCTGATGCTCAGTGTGTATGTGGGCCATGCCCAGCACGTATATATTTTACTTGCATCCTTGACTGGGCTTGCTCTGGGGCTGCTGTTTGTCAAGGCAACAAGTCACGGATTCGCCAGACGATCAACAAGCCAAGAAGTGCGAACAATCTTGGCAATGGTGGTTGCGGTGTTCGCAATCGGTCCCATCGCGGCTGCTGTGGCGCATGTAGCCGTGGGGCCTCTCGCTGTGATGCGCACCTGGATCACCAATCAGGATCCTACGCTGGCACAATGGCAAGGCAGCTGCCATGGGATGGTTCGTAACATGGGTCTGCTGGGATCCGGTGGCCATATTCTGGCGTTGATGCCGATGCTGTTGTTGCTTGTGTGTGCCGAAGGCCTGCGACGCGGGAACCGTTTGGCATTATGGGCAGCAGTGTATCTGCACCTGGTAATTGGACTAGTCTCAGCCATCTATTTCCAGGTCTTTGCCGGGCTAGGCCTGCCGTTGCGGCGCGGGCACCGCAGCCTGAGCATCAATGAATCGGTGTGGGAGCTCTTGCCGGTGGTGCTGGTGCCGGTGCTTATAGCCCTAGCCTTGGTAGTTTTCCGGAGGTATTTCCGGGTGGATCCCGATCCTGCACTGCGCAGACGGTCATTGATTTTCCTGCCCCTGCTGCTGCTAGCCGTGATTGTGCTCTACAGCGTTGCGTGGTTGGCCGAAGGAAATCTGGGCAACCGTATGGGGATTGCGGCCTTGGTGGCTGGGATTCCGCGCATAATACTGCCCTATCCGTTTCCTTTTAGCTACGCGGCCAACGTTTATCCGCATGGATTCTTCTCTGAGCTTCTATTCAGTTTTGGTGGGCCAGTGCTGTGGCTGCTGAGCGCTGTGAGCATCTTTGTTTTGTTTCTTAGCCGGCGCTTGCGCAGCGGTGCTGATGATGCTCAGCGCGCGCAGGAGCTTGTGCGCAGGGGAGGAGATTCGCTGTCTTGGATGACGCTGTGGCCGAACAATCAATATTGGTTCAATGACGCAGGGACAGCCTGTGTGGCTTACCAGCCGCACAGTGGCGTCGCCGTTACAGTGGGCGGGCCAGTGGGAGCCGCCGATCAGTATTCAGAGGCAGTGGATGATTTCCTTGAATTTTGTGCCGAGGAGTCACTGACACCCTGCTTTTATTCGGTGACGGGCGCGGCCGTTGAACTGCTGGGTCAGCGCGGATTCCGGCGGATTCAGGTGGCTGCCGAGACACTTCTTGATGTGCGGAGTATGGACTTCAAAGGCAAAGATTGGCAAAACGTCCGCACCGCCTTGAATAAAGCAACAAAGCTGGGCGTCACGGCACAATGGTGTAACTATGCAGAGCTCTCCACGGGACAACGTACCCAGGTCCATGAAATCTCGGAGGACTGGGTCAGCGGCCAAGCCCTGCCAGAACTTGGCTTCACTTTGGGCGGACTTGAAGAACTGAAGAATGAAAACGTCCAGCTTTGTCTTGCCATCGATGACTCAGGACGGATCCATGCCGTGACGAGCTGGCTCCCTGTGTTTGATCAGGGAGAAGTGGTGAGCTGGACCCTTGATTTCATGCGTCGGAATTCCGGAGCTTTCAACGGCGTGATGGAATATCTGATTGCCCAAGCTGTGCGTCATTTTGCCGCGACCGTGGAGTACATTTCGCTCTCTGGCTCACCGCTGGCAAGCAACGTGGCGGGCGAAGGGGAAGAAAACGGCAATTTGGCCCGGATACTGGTTCTGCTTGCCCGCACTTTGGAACCTGTTTACGGTTTTTCTTCACTGGCAAACTTCAAGCAGCGCTTCAAACCACGCCACAGACCCCTGTACTTGATGTATCAGGACCCGTTGTCACTGCCGAGCATTGGCCGGGCTGTGGGGGAGGCCTATATGCCCAATATGTCTGTGCGGTCGTTGGCAAAGTTGCTGCGGAAGTCATAA
- a CDS encoding DUF2550 domain-containing protein, translating to MNELGIPFIILAGAFLLVVLMLCLFGVRRLMLRRALGTVDASISTASNRWAMGVCRYQESVLEWVRLLSLSPIPARTMQRSKIVLIGRREPSESELTRVPPEVVIVVLSYEGKEVLLAMKFGAYAGLSSWLEAGPHTGVGTWR from the coding sequence ATGAACGAACTTGGTATTCCGTTCATCATACTGGCTGGAGCATTCCTGCTAGTTGTTCTAATGCTGTGCCTGTTCGGGGTGCGCCGCCTCATGTTGCGGCGTGCCCTGGGCACAGTAGACGCCTCCATTTCCACTGCGAGTAATCGCTGGGCGATGGGGGTTTGTCGTTATCAGGAGTCGGTCCTTGAATGGGTCCGGCTCCTTTCGTTAAGCCCTATACCTGCCCGAACCATGCAACGCAGCAAGATTGTGTTGATTGGGCGCCGCGAGCCCAGCGAGAGTGAACTAACGCGTGTGCCTCCCGAAGTTGTCATCGTGGTGCTTTCTTATGAGGGAAAAGAAGTGCTGTTAGCGATGAAATTCGGCGCCTACGCCGGCTTATCTTCCTGGCTTGAGGCTGGTCCGCACACTGGCGTGGGCACATGGCGATAA
- a CDS encoding ATP/GTP-binding protein, translating into MPRSNQPRRRRTSSRRSTNPALSPNEEEEFDLNRVRMGIPATETAPDGVWAVRAISVGNAQKAYTCPGCHHQVLPGVAHLVVWQEDAMFGAEAGLRDRRHWHTNCWRGRSYRYR; encoded by the coding sequence ATGCCCCGCTCGAACCAGCCCCGCCGCCGTCGTACATCTTCACGACGGAGCACCAACCCGGCGTTGAGTCCCAATGAAGAGGAAGAATTTGATCTGAACCGGGTCAGAATGGGTATACCGGCCACTGAAACGGCCCCTGACGGTGTCTGGGCTGTGCGCGCCATCAGTGTGGGGAACGCGCAGAAGGCCTATACGTGCCCCGGCTGCCACCACCAAGTTTTACCGGGTGTTGCACATTTGGTTGTGTGGCAGGAGGACGCCATGTTTGGGGCGGAGGCAGGCTTGCGAGACCGCAGGCACTGGCACACTAATTGCTGGCGTGGACGAAGCTATAGGTACAGATAA
- a CDS encoding ABC transporter ATP-binding protein has protein sequence MNNSFAQTPTEGRPPALSIRGLTKRFGPKIAVDNIDLDVPAGSFYGLVGPNGAGKTTALSMATGLLRPDSGQVCVHGVDVWQHPLDAKRLMGLLPDGVRLFDRLSGEQLVSYAGLLRGMDKDTVASRVKDLLAALDLSKDAGTLVVDYSAGMTKKIALAAALIHAPRLLVLDEPFESVDPVSAANIRDLLHDYVTSGGTVIVSSHVMDLVQRMCDHVAVIANGRVLAAGTVDAVRGSQSLEEKFVELVGGRHESAGLSWLRSS, from the coding sequence ATGAACAACTCTTTTGCACAAACGCCAACTGAGGGACGCCCGCCAGCCCTGTCTATCCGTGGACTAACTAAACGATTTGGTCCTAAAATCGCCGTGGATAACATTGACCTGGATGTTCCGGCAGGTTCCTTCTACGGACTTGTGGGACCCAACGGTGCAGGCAAGACAACGGCACTATCTATGGCCACAGGCTTGTTGCGCCCCGACTCCGGGCAAGTGTGTGTCCACGGGGTGGATGTGTGGCAGCATCCGCTGGATGCCAAGCGACTCATGGGTCTGCTGCCCGATGGGGTGCGTCTTTTTGACCGCCTGAGCGGCGAGCAGCTGGTGAGCTACGCGGGTTTGCTACGTGGCATGGATAAAGACACTGTTGCTTCGCGTGTGAAGGACCTTTTAGCGGCACTGGACCTGAGCAAGGACGCGGGAACCTTAGTGGTTGACTATTCAGCCGGTATGACCAAAAAAATTGCTCTCGCGGCAGCGCTAATCCATGCGCCGAGACTGCTCGTTTTGGATGAACCGTTTGAATCTGTGGACCCGGTTTCCGCCGCGAACATTCGCGATCTTTTGCATGACTACGTCACCTCCGGCGGTACGGTCATTGTCTCCAGCCACGTCATGGACCTGGTCCAGCGTATGTGCGATCACGTTGCAGTTATTGCAAACGGTAGAGTTTTGGCTGCCGGCACAGTGGACGCCGTTCGCGGCAGTCAAAGTCTGGAAGAGAAGTTTGTTGAGCTGGTTGGCGGACGTCATGAGAGTGCAGGGTTGTCATGGTTGCGCAGCTCGTAA
- a CDS encoding AI-2E family transporter, which produces MAEPKGWRAWVLKKVTQPLPGAHPRVRFDLPVDPTGSAKDAAETTADAASTASMFRHPIYFGFMGTVGVGIALFLSYMLANTESLLLWIVTALFIALGLDPVVRWLERRKVPRPLGIVLVLLALLGLVATFFATLIPTIVEQTTQIVTKAPTWIKDFLDSDFFKQIDGQYRVIDTVNEQVAKFFQDAQAVGGIFGGVLGVGSTIANGLFGTLIVLVLSLYFLASLPAIKKWGYRLAPRSRRVRVEELSEQITRGVGNYVIGQVCVAALNATVAFILMTILDVPFSVLLTFLVALLAFIPLVGGMLAAVVVIAVSLTAGWQTALIYAIAYLAYLQFEAYFVSPRIMQKAVAVPGAVAVISVIAGGSLLGVLGALIAIPTAAAVMLLVKEVFISRQDKN; this is translated from the coding sequence GTGGCTGAGCCCAAGGGCTGGCGAGCATGGGTGCTCAAGAAAGTTACCCAACCATTGCCGGGCGCACATCCACGGGTCCGCTTTGACTTACCGGTTGATCCCACCGGAAGCGCTAAAGATGCAGCTGAAACAACTGCTGATGCGGCCTCAACGGCAAGCATGTTCCGTCACCCCATCTATTTTGGTTTCATGGGCACTGTAGGTGTTGGAATCGCCCTGTTCTTGAGCTACATGCTCGCCAACACGGAGTCTTTGTTGCTATGGATCGTGACGGCCTTGTTCATTGCGTTGGGGTTGGATCCTGTGGTTCGCTGGCTGGAGAGACGCAAGGTACCGCGGCCGCTGGGAATAGTCTTGGTGCTCCTGGCTCTGTTGGGATTGGTGGCTACTTTCTTCGCCACACTCATCCCGACGATTGTTGAGCAAACCACCCAGATTGTTACTAAGGCACCAACGTGGATCAAGGACTTCCTTGACTCTGATTTTTTCAAGCAAATTGATGGTCAATACCGTGTAATTGACACAGTCAATGAGCAAGTAGCCAAGTTCTTTCAGGATGCCCAGGCAGTTGGCGGTATCTTTGGCGGTGTACTAGGAGTTGGCAGCACCATTGCAAACGGCCTTTTTGGCACCCTAATTGTCCTGGTGCTGAGTCTGTACTTCCTGGCTTCACTGCCTGCCATCAAAAAATGGGGCTACCGTCTTGCACCGCGTTCACGTCGGGTCCGTGTTGAAGAGCTCAGCGAACAAATCACCCGAGGCGTGGGCAACTACGTCATTGGTCAGGTCTGCGTAGCGGCACTGAATGCAACAGTAGCTTTTATTCTCATGACTATTTTGGATGTCCCGTTCAGTGTGCTTTTGACATTTCTTGTGGCTTTATTGGCGTTCATCCCGTTGGTTGGTGGCATGCTTGCTGCGGTTGTTGTCATTGCTGTGAGCCTGACTGCCGGCTGGCAGACGGCCCTGATCTACGCGATCGCTTACTTGGCGTACCTGCAGTTTGAGGCTTACTTTGTTTCGCCTCGCATCATGCAAAAGGCTGTCGCCGTCCCTGGCGCAGTCGCCGTGATTTCCGTGATCGCAGGTGGCAGCCTCTTGGGCGTTCTTGGTGCACTCATTGCCATCCCAACCGCAGCAGCAGTCATGCTTTTGGTGAAGGAAGTGTTCATCTCAAGGCAAGATAAAAATTAG
- a CDS encoding alpha/beta hydrolase-fold protein — translation MASLVFLLLRRSVRWWLFAVASAIGAFLISTLACWAVIHAFYWWPEDLPSAVVNTVALMIWAVALGSATAFGGLRRRRRGQKSPARDASTAPVSRQRISPWRRGVAILATVVVLASSGLQVNAIFGQYPTVGRLLGVHTQLSAAPAPALQHILSSRFMDNAVSQRWRAPAGLATSGTVLSTAIPGTISGFKARNALVYLPPAYASANRPVLPVLVLVSGQPGSPESWLQSSELIRELDVYAMAHEGLTPLVVIPDPNGGEQANTMCMDSTLGQADTYMSKDVPEWIKTHLDADTNPAHWAVGGFSFGGTCAMQMVTRHPDIFRSFMAFSPEREPALAVNRSVTINRAFHGDTAAFDALVPLTLLSIKKYPEIAGWFASGSQDAVYSANVLVLLNATRKAGMRTDSALFPGGHSWTVVNEGLPEGLAFIFERMGLP, via the coding sequence GTGGCTTCTTTAGTCTTCCTGCTCCTACGACGTTCCGTTCGCTGGTGGCTGTTTGCGGTGGCATCTGCCATTGGCGCTTTCCTCATCAGTACGCTCGCCTGCTGGGCCGTGATCCACGCCTTTTACTGGTGGCCGGAGGACTTGCCCTCGGCCGTTGTTAACACTGTTGCGTTGATGATCTGGGCCGTGGCATTGGGGAGTGCGACGGCGTTCGGCGGCCTGCGTCGTCGTCGAAGAGGACAGAAATCCCCCGCCCGTGACGCTTCCACCGCACCAGTTTCCCGTCAGCGGATCTCGCCCTGGCGTCGAGGGGTGGCCATTCTTGCCACTGTGGTTGTCCTTGCCTCTAGCGGCTTACAGGTCAATGCCATCTTTGGCCAGTACCCTACAGTTGGCAGACTATTGGGTGTTCATACGCAGTTATCGGCGGCACCTGCGCCTGCTTTGCAACATATTCTCAGTTCGCGTTTTATGGACAACGCGGTGTCCCAGCGGTGGAGGGCTCCTGCAGGGTTGGCAACTTCAGGGACTGTGCTTTCAACAGCTATTCCCGGCACCATCTCCGGTTTCAAGGCTCGCAACGCTCTTGTGTATTTGCCGCCGGCTTACGCATCCGCGAACAGGCCTGTTCTGCCAGTGCTGGTTCTTGTCAGCGGGCAGCCGGGCTCGCCGGAATCGTGGCTGCAGTCCTCCGAGCTAATTCGTGAGCTGGACGTCTATGCCATGGCACATGAAGGATTGACTCCCTTGGTGGTGATCCCTGACCCCAATGGCGGGGAACAGGCAAACACCATGTGTATGGATTCAACGCTTGGCCAAGCCGATACTTACATGTCCAAAGATGTCCCTGAGTGGATTAAGACCCATCTGGATGCCGACACCAACCCTGCCCATTGGGCTGTGGGGGGTTTCTCTTTCGGTGGCACGTGTGCCATGCAGATGGTGACCCGGCATCCGGATATTTTCCGTTCTTTCATGGCCTTCTCCCCAGAACGTGAGCCCGCTCTGGCCGTGAACCGTTCGGTGACAATCAACCGTGCCTTTCATGGTGACACTGCGGCTTTTGATGCTTTGGTGCCGCTGACCCTGCTCTCTATAAAAAAGTATCCAGAGATTGCCGGCTGGTTTGCTTCTGGAAGCCAGGATGCTGTGTATTCTGCGAATGTGTTGGTACTTCTAAACGCCACCCGCAAAGCAGGGATGCGAACTGACAGTGCGCTCTTTCCTGGTGGGCACTCATGGACTGTGGTCAACGAGGGCTTACCTGAGGGACTGGCGTTTATTTTTGAAAGAATGGGCCTGCCGTGA
- the nucS gene encoding endonuclease NucS: MRLVIAKCSVDYVGRLKAHLPLAVRLLVLKADGSVLVHSDGGSYKPLNWMSPPATLRTVSPEDTDLEEGVLDQWIVQSSKTDDRLIINIYEHISDSSHDLGTDPGLIKDGVEADLQRLLAEQIELLGAGFTLIRREYFTAIGPVDILARDATGGTVAIELKRRGDIDGVEQLTRYLELLNRNPLLAPVRGIFAAQQIKPQAKTLATDRGIECKTLDYDAMRGVDDSASRLF, from the coding sequence GTGCGTTTAGTGATTGCAAAGTGCTCCGTCGACTACGTCGGACGCCTCAAAGCCCATCTTCCCCTCGCCGTCCGGCTTCTAGTGCTCAAAGCCGACGGTTCAGTTCTTGTGCATTCAGACGGCGGCTCATACAAGCCGTTGAACTGGATGAGCCCACCTGCCACGCTGCGCACAGTCAGTCCGGAGGACACCGATCTTGAAGAAGGCGTCCTTGATCAGTGGATAGTGCAGTCAAGCAAGACTGACGACCGCTTGATCATCAACATTTATGAGCACATCAGCGATTCAAGCCACGATTTGGGGACCGACCCGGGTTTGATCAAGGACGGCGTAGAAGCGGATCTGCAGCGTCTGCTGGCCGAACAGATCGAGCTCCTGGGCGCGGGTTTTACGCTCATTCGACGCGAATATTTCACTGCCATCGGCCCGGTGGACATACTTGCTCGCGACGCTACTGGCGGAACTGTCGCCATCGAGCTCAAGCGGCGCGGTGACATTGACGGCGTCGAACAACTCACACGCTATCTGGAACTGCTCAACAGGAACCCACTGTTAGCACCTGTGCGTGGAATATTCGCCGCCCAACAAATCAAACCTCAGGCTAAAACGCTGGCCACTGACAGAGGTATAGAGTGTAAAACCCTCGATTACGACGCAATGCGCGGCGTGGATGACAGCGCCTCACGGCTGTTCTAA
- a CDS encoding F0F1 ATP synthase subunit epsilon, giving the protein MANLEVEIVAADHAVFSGAATLVKGFTSEGEIGILPGHTPLLAVLAPGLLEIAPVEGPRFFVEVDGGFFSVDENRVVIVADNAQLKDSATSGSGIR; this is encoded by the coding sequence ATGGCTAACCTCGAAGTTGAAATCGTAGCGGCCGACCACGCTGTGTTCTCGGGTGCGGCGACCCTGGTCAAGGGTTTTACCAGCGAGGGCGAGATCGGCATTTTGCCCGGTCACACCCCTTTGCTCGCGGTTTTGGCGCCGGGCTTGCTGGAGATCGCACCCGTGGAAGGCCCCCGCTTCTTCGTTGAAGTGGACGGCGGATTCTTCTCGGTTGATGAGAACCGGGTAGTGATTGTGGCCGACAATGCGCAGTTGAAAGACAGCGCAACTTCTGGCTCTGGTATTCGCTAG